The nucleotide window TCGAACGGACCACCGTCCTCGACGGCCGACAAACCGCTGTCGTCTCACTAGTTCCGAACGCTGACGAGACGAACGGAACGGCTGTAAGCGTCGAGCGTCGCGTCTGGGTGGACACAGAGCGACTGATTCCGCTCCGCATCGAGACGACGTGGACCGGTGAAAGCGGAGAGACTGTCACCGAGACAGTTCGATACACCAACGTCACGCTCAGCGAAGAGCGAGAAAACACCTCGAACTCGCAGGTTGAAGCGTCGCCGCGTGCCGGAGGTGTCAGTGCATGAGTCGGAAGTCGTTCTCGAACTTCGGCCGAGTACTCCTCGTCGTCGGTGTCATCGGTCTCCTCGTCGGTGCGGCCGTCGCCCCAAACGTCTGGGAGCGAGCGACCGGACCTGACGGCACAGTTGCCGTCGTCGAGATGCACGGTACCATCACCGGTGACAGTGCGACAGAAGTAATCGACAATCTTCGAGAAGCACGACAGAACGATTCCATCAGGGCAGTCGTCCTCGACATCAACAGTCCCGGTGGTGCCGCCTCGGCGAGTGAGCAACTCTACCTCGCAGTCAAGCGCACCCAACAGGAGATGCCAGTCGTGGTCAGTGTGACCGGAATGGCTGCCTCCGGTGGCTACTACATGACCGCACCGGCAGACGAAGTCTACGTGACGCCTGCAAGTACTGTCGGGAGCGTCGGCGTCCGTGCCGTCGTTCCGGGCAGTCAGGCCCCTTCGGGTGAAATCCTCACGGGTCCCGACAAAGGTTCAACGTCAACGAACGCTGAAGTCCGACGCCGCGTCGAAGCACTTCGCCGCGCGTTCGTCGGATCCGTGATGGAAGAACGCAGTGAATCGCTCAAACTTACCGAAGAAGAGCTCTCCTACGCGAAAGTGTACTCGGGCGCTCGCGGGGTCAAACTGGGCCTCGCTGACTCCATCGGCGGCATCGATACGGCCATTCAGGGCGCTGCCGACCGTGCCGGACTCTCGGACTACGCAATCGTTCGCATGGAGTCACCGAAGCAGAACCCGCTCAGTCAACTCGGGTTCAGTGCCAACGGACAGGCCGCGTCTGCCGCAGCGGCAAACACGCAAACCACGTTCGACTACCAAGGCGTGGACACGGTGCAGTATCTAATGCTCCACGGGTCGATTGGAGCCCCTTCACAGGAGGTGAAAGCCAATGAAAGCCAGTGATATTCTCAGTGTCGTCGTCACATTCGCTCTCGCAGTACTGCTTGTCGTCGGCGCAACCGCCGGTGCTGGTGTCGTCCTCGGCGACGGTCAATCACCGACGACGGCACAGCCCAGTGCGCCCGCGTACAAGACTGGAGCGCTGCTTCCCAACCCGGTCTCCGAAGACGGAGCGATCACCAGCCCCGAAGCGGAGACGAAAAACACCGTCGTCGTCGATATGAGTCACGGCAACGACGTGAGCAGAGCTGATATGCAACCGCTCGTGGACGCACTCGTCAGTTCCGGTCACGAGGTTCGGTTCTTCTCGGGAGGGTCGTCCGGGTACGGCCTCGCCAGTAGCTCCGGATCCTCACCGCTAAACAAGACGCTCCGCAACGCGGATGCGTTCATTGTCGCCAATCCGGCGTCCTCGTACAACAACAAGGAAGTCAACGGTATCGAAGCGTTCGCGGATGCGGGAGGCCGCGTCCTCATCCTCGCTGATACGGCGACCCAAGCGTCGTCGTCCTCTCCGTCGATTATTCCCGGCATCTCGTCTGGCGGGTCCATCTCAGCAACCGGTCAGCCGACGAACGTGGCCGGTCGGTTCGGAATCACGTTCGGGTCCGGATACCTCTACGACATGACGGACAACGCGAACAACTTCCAGTACATCTATGGCTCCGCGGCCGGTGACAACGCTGTCTCCACCGGAGCCAATCAGACGGTGTTCCGCAAGGCAGTCCCCGTCGTGACGGGCGGCGAGGCGACTCCGGTATTGACGAGCGAAGACGTACGACTGTCCTCGACGCGCAAGGGCGGCAATTACGCTGTCGCAGTCCGTGACGGTAGCGTCCTCGCCGTCGGCGACACGTGGTTCCTCTCTCCGGAAGCCGCGACGCTAGCGGATAACGAACAGCTCGTCAGTAACGTCGCGTCGTTCCTTGTCACCGGCGACAAGGAACCCGGCGCACCGAAGAAAGCATCGCCCTCAACGCCGTCGTTCGGCGGTAGCTCACCCGTTTCGTCGTCCGGAACTGGGTCTACGAACGCGAGCGCATAACGTCGCTCACTACGGCTGAGACACGACGCGCTCGGGCGACCGTCGTCCGAGCGTTCGTCCCGACCGGATCTGAAAGGTAACCGCAGATCACCGGTTGAACACGGCGGCAGGACTGAGCGCGTCAGTCTCTGTCGCCGTCACGCGAGAGAATTGGAACGTCAACGGTGACGACAGAACCGGTTGGGTTGTTTTCGCTAAAGGAGATATTGCCACCAGCAATCTCTGTTCCCCACTTAGCTATCCAGAGACCCAGTCCGCTCCCGTGTTTCAACGCGGTTTCGCTACCGTCCTCCAGCACGTTCAGTTCGTACGTGTCGATCCCCGGCCCGTTGTCTACGACACTGATATGAACTCGCTGGTCCGCCTCTCGGACCCGAACCCAGACGTGTGGGTCGTCGCTGGTGTTGTGCTCAACCGCGTTTTCGACAACGTTCGAGAGAACGGTTCTGAGCGACCAAGCAACAGTAACGTCGTCGCCGAGCGGGTCATACTCGAAAGTGACTTCCGGATGCTCTCGACGTGCAGAGTCGAGACACTGTTGCAAGAGTGCGCTAAGCGGCCGCGAATCGTGTCCCTCTCGTCCACCGTTGAACAACTGGATGGCCTCTCGACCTTTTCTTCCCATCTCCTCGATTCGTAACGCCCGTCGTTTGACGGTTTGTGCGTCCTCGTCGTCCGCAAACCGGTCAACGTAGCCGTGTATGATGTTCGTCTCGGTGCGGATGTTGTGTCGGAGAATTCGATTCAGCACTTCCAATCGCTGCTGCTGACGGAGGTGCCGACTGATGTCGTGGAACGTGATGACCCGACCGATAGATTTCCCCCGGACGTTGCTAATCGGAGTTACCGTCACGTCGTACGGGTGTTCTCCCGTTTCGTCATTGATTGTGAGATGGCCGGAGAGTGCCCCTTCACAGGGGAGACGGTCGTACCCGGGAACGATTTCGTCGGCGGGCGCTCCGAGAATATCCTGCTCGTCCATCCCGAAGATATCCTCGCAACTGTCGTTTGTATCGACGATGTGGTCGTTCGTATCCACGACAATCGCTCCTGCCTGCATCCGGTCGAATATCAACTGCCGGGCGCGTACTTTCGGTGCCGGGTTCGTTCCGAAGAGTCGGTACCGACTGATCGCACTCAGATACGCGACGCCGGAGATCGAAAACGAAATCGGCGTCGGATCGATGCCGGTAGGCATGAAAAAATCAGTGAGAAAAAGCGCGTTCGTGAGCCACGGAGCTAACAGCCCCACAAGGAGCGCCACGCCCTGACTACGAAACGTCGCCGCATCACTCGTAAGCAGTTCAAGAACGGCGAGCATCCCCGTTCCACCGAGGAGATAGGTATACCCAGTGATCACACGGTACCAGACCCCGCCGTGGTGAACGATCATGACACCATCCGGACCAACGCCACCTGGTCGAACGTACAGCAGATTGTGATACTGTGCAGTCACGACAAGTAGAATCGTGACTAGCGGGACGGCCGAGAGAGCAATCACAGACCGCAAATGGATATACTCGTCGTGTCCGGTGTACTCTAACGAAAACAAGAGCCACGCGACAGGAATCGTGACGACACCAACCCACGCGAGGTCTGCCCAGAGGAGTTTCGAACTCACCGTTGGTGCCCGCAGTCGGAAGATGAGACAGGCAGACCACCAGCTCTGTCCGAGGAGTAACGCGACAAGCGGGGTCGCCCCCGGTTCCGGTCGCTGTCGCCAAGCAAGTATAGCGGCCGCTGTACCGACGGCCACGGAGACGAACAGCATCGGAATGAGAGAGATCACAACGCCACCAGTGGGTGGCACAACACAGTCACCACATATGAAATATCCGCTAAACGCTTTCAGAAAGGACCAAAATGAGCTGCGGAAATCGAACGACGAAAGAGGTTCGGAAGGTGAAATTAGATTCCGGCAGCAGTCAGACAGAGAACGATAGCGACAACGACGAGGTGCTTAGCCTCACCGGCGATAGAAAGTCGGCCATATCGCTCCGTTCTGCCGATGAAAGCAGCCAAGATGAGCGCATAGCCGAGTCCAACGAGGATGCCCACTGTGAGCGCGATAGAGAGTAACCCGGCGAGGAATGCGGTGACAAGGAATCCGATAAGACAGAGGTCAAGAGCGTACAGTATCTGTCGCGTCCGCCTAACACCGAAAACGACTGGCAACGTCGAGACACCGATTTCTGCGTCTCCTTTCCTGTCGCGGACGTTTGGGATCTCAGTATTGACAAACGTATCGACAAAGAAGTAAATAAACACGACGGCGGTCGTCGGGGTGAGCGCCGCGTCCGCGAAGGCAACGGGGAGAAGGACGACCGCAATCGCCCACGCGCCAGCGACGATGGCGGAGTTAACGACGAGAATATCCTTCAGCCGTTTAAACTGTCCCCCGACCGACGGAAGCCAATCAGAGGCGTAGAGCACCCAGAATGCTCCAGGGAGAAGAGTGATTGCGAGTGCCAACGGTCCACCCGTGATGGCGATAGCAACCGCTAACCCGTACGATACTGCCGTGAGGACGGAGAGGATAGACGCGTGCCGTCCCACAAAAGCGGATTGCTCGGGAGTCGTCATCTCGTCTGAATCTCGGTCAGCAATCCGGTCCCCGACGTAAACGGAGAAGGTGACGAGTCCGACGACGAACGGTGCGGGACTCGGGGGGAGCGACAGCGCGAACATCGCGGTTGCAACCTCAACCATTGCGATGAAGACGAGATATATCGAACTATACACCAATGCGTCCGTTGCCTGCCGAGCAGTGGTCAGTGCAGACCGAAAAAGCGTGCTGGACAACGATTCGTCGTCCGCGTATGCGGACATTTTTCTTATTCCATTTGACATACTGTGTCCTGACGACAGTCAGACGGGACATCCCGCCCAGTGTCCGTCACGTGAAGCTATGAGACGTACCGTTAATTACATGGGAGACTCTATCGATGTTTTTTCGGCTTAATCGGGTGTTTAGGACTCAAAAAGGCGATATTGAAAGCAAACCGCGGGGGTGATAGCCAAAATTTCCGAAGTAGAACTGGACGCCGTCGTGTTCGTGACAGGACCGTTGTGCTGAGATGTCTGTGAGCGAAAACTCAGATCGGGTCGACAGTCGCCGTAACTATCTTAGACTCGATACGCTGGAGATGCTCGCTCACGGTGCCCGTCGAGACATCGAGTTTTGTTGCGAGGTCCTGGTGCGTCGTCTGCCGCGGAATCTCATAGTAGCCCTCTCGGACAGCAAGATCGAATATCTCCAGTTGGCGGTCGGTGAGTAGTCCAGACAGCTTTCCAGTGTCCGGTTCATACTCACCCATTCGTTCGAGGGTGAAGTCAACGGCCGTCGGAAGGTCCGCCACCGCGTCCTGAATGGCGCT belongs to Halogeometricum borinquense DSM 11551 and includes:
- a CDS encoding S49 family peptidase, which codes for MSRKSFSNFGRVLLVVGVIGLLVGAAVAPNVWERATGPDGTVAVVEMHGTITGDSATEVIDNLREARQNDSIRAVVLDINSPGGAASASEQLYLAVKRTQQEMPVVVSVTGMAASGGYYMTAPADEVYVTPASTVGSVGVRAVVPGSQAPSGEILTGPDKGSTSTNAEVRRRVEALRRAFVGSVMEERSESLKLTEEELSYAKVYSGARGVKLGLADSIGGIDTAIQGAADRAGLSDYAIVRMESPKQNPLSQLGFSANGQAASAAAANTQTTFDYQGVDTVQYLMLHGSIGAPSQEVKANESQ
- a CDS encoding DUF4350 domain-containing protein, with protein sequence MKASDILSVVVTFALAVLLVVGATAGAGVVLGDGQSPTTAQPSAPAYKTGALLPNPVSEDGAITSPEAETKNTVVVDMSHGNDVSRADMQPLVDALVSSGHEVRFFSGGSSGYGLASSSGSSPLNKTLRNADAFIVANPASSYNNKEVNGIEAFADAGGRVLILADTATQASSSSPSIIPGISSGGSISATGQPTNVAGRFGITFGSGYLYDMTDNANNFQYIYGSAAGDNAVSTGANQTVFRKAVPVVTGGEATPVLTSEDVRLSSTRKGGNYAVAVRDGSVLAVGDTWFLSPEAATLADNEQLVSNVASFLVTGDKEPGAPKKASPSTPSFGGSSPVSSSGTGSTNASA
- a CDS encoding histidine kinase N-terminal 7TM domain-containing protein; the encoded protein is MPPTGGVVISLIPMLFVSVAVGTAAAILAWRQRPEPGATPLVALLLGQSWWSACLIFRLRAPTVSSKLLWADLAWVGVVTIPVAWLLFSLEYTGHDEYIHLRSVIALSAVPLVTILLVVTAQYHNLLYVRPGGVGPDGVMIVHHGGVWYRVITGYTYLLGGTGMLAVLELLTSDAATFRSQGVALLVGLLAPWLTNALFLTDFFMPTGIDPTPISFSISGVAYLSAISRYRLFGTNPAPKVRARQLIFDRMQAGAIVVDTNDHIVDTNDSCEDIFGMDEQDILGAPADEIVPGYDRLPCEGALSGHLTINDETGEHPYDVTVTPISNVRGKSIGRVITFHDISRHLRQQQRLEVLNRILRHNIRTETNIIHGYVDRFADDEDAQTVKRRALRIEEMGRKGREAIQLFNGGREGHDSRPLSALLQQCLDSARREHPEVTFEYDPLGDDVTVAWSLRTVLSNVVENAVEHNTSDDPHVWVRVREADQRVHISVVDNGPGIDTYELNVLEDGSETALKHGSGLGLWIAKWGTEIAGGNISFSENNPTGSVVTVDVPILSRDGDRD
- a CDS encoding UbiA family prenyltransferase, encoding MSAYADDESLSSTLFRSALTTARQATDALVYSSIYLVFIAMVEVATAMFALSLPPSPAPFVVGLVTFSVYVGDRIADRDSDEMTTPEQSAFVGRHASILSVLTAVSYGLAVAIAITGGPLALAITLLPGAFWVLYASDWLPSVGGQFKRLKDILVVNSAIVAGAWAIAVVLLPVAFADAALTPTTAVVFIYFFVDTFVNTEIPNVRDRKGDAEIGVSTLPVVFGVRRTRQILYALDLCLIGFLVTAFLAGLLSIALTVGILVGLGYALILAAFIGRTERYGRLSIAGEAKHLVVVAIVLCLTAAGI